A section of the Elizabethkingia anophelis R26 genome encodes:
- a CDS encoding lipocalin family protein codes for MKNKIILGTVLAIATITLLSSCSNIPKNAKPIEKFDAERYLGTWYEIARFDYKFEKDLDNVTAQYSFKENGEIKVLNSGYNTKTKEWKSATGSAKFRKDKTTAALKVSFFKPFYAGYNVIALDKDYKYALVAGQSLKYLWLLSREKTIPENIKEQYLKIAQEIGYDTSKLIWVNQDKDNPFVHGK; via the coding sequence ATGAAAAATAAAATCATATTGGGTACTGTACTTGCAATTGCAACGATCACATTACTGTCTTCTTGTTCCAATATTCCAAAGAATGCCAAGCCTATTGAAAAATTTGATGCTGAACGCTATCTCGGAACCTGGTATGAAATAGCCCGTTTCGATTATAAGTTTGAAAAGGACTTAGATAATGTAACTGCACAATATAGTTTTAAGGAAAATGGGGAAATTAAGGTTCTTAATAGTGGTTACAATACGAAAACCAAGGAATGGAAATCGGCAACAGGAAGTGCAAAATTCAGAAAAGATAAAACAACTGCCGCACTTAAAGTAAGCTTCTTTAAGCCTTTTTATGCTGGTTATAATGTTATTGCTCTGGATAAAGATTATAAATATGCCTTGGTAGCAGGACAAAGCCTGAAATACCTGTGGCTGTTATCCCGTGAGAAAACAATACCGGAGAATATTAAAGAACAATATCTTAAAATTGCACAGGAAATAGGTTATGATACATCTAAATTAATTTGGGTAAATCAGGATAAAGACAATCCTTTTGTACATGGAAAATAA
- a CDS encoding MarR family winged helix-turn-helix transcriptional regulator, whose product MDYTLLKDTINLVEEFEAELQKSNQYDHNVESFKHWIADQITEEQSFTEPYWEGKENKRTPESVISTLIVHMNRYAKTYSKSAIFGSAFSTQEEFIYLINLKAFGGMTKMELIKKNIQEKPAGIQIINRLLQQGWIEQSDSATDKRSKIIQITPQGLHALDAQMEKIRQATQIVAGNLTYKEKMKLIELLNKLNEFHHPIFTQNIETAELLDSVIENNFKVL is encoded by the coding sequence ATGGATTATACGCTGCTAAAGGATACAATAAATCTTGTTGAAGAGTTTGAAGCCGAATTACAAAAATCAAATCAGTATGATCATAATGTTGAGAGCTTTAAGCATTGGATTGCAGATCAGATCACAGAAGAACAATCTTTTACTGAACCTTATTGGGAAGGAAAAGAGAATAAAAGAACACCGGAAAGTGTAATCAGCACATTGATTGTGCATATGAATCGTTATGCTAAAACCTACTCCAAGTCCGCAATATTTGGCTCGGCTTTCTCGACACAGGAAGAATTTATATATCTTATTAATCTCAAAGCTTTTGGTGGTATGACCAAAATGGAGCTTATCAAAAAAAATATTCAGGAGAAGCCTGCCGGAATACAGATTATCAACAGACTTTTACAACAGGGATGGATAGAGCAATCGGATTCTGCAACAGATAAAAGAAGCAAAATTATTCAAATCACCCCACAAGGACTACATGCTCTGGATGCTCAAATGGAAAAAATACGTCAGGCTACACAAATTGTAGCAGGTAATCTTACTTATAAAGAGAAAATGAAACTGATTGAATTATTAAACAAACTCAATGAGTTTCACCATCCAATATTTACTCAGAATATAGAAACTGCCGAACTACTGGACAGCGTTATTGAAAACAATTTTAAAGTATTATAA